The proteins below are encoded in one region of Bacteroides uniformis:
- a CDS encoding conjugal transfer protein TraO, producing the protein MRKHIAIIIASLALFTGQAHAQRCLPKMQGIELRANLVDGMRLSGNNGGYSFGAALSTYTKNGNKWVFGGEYLLKNNPYKDTAIPVAQFTAEGGYYFKILSDARKIVFVYAGASALAGYESVNWGEKVLHDGSTLHDRDAFIYGGALTLDVEFYVADRIALLANLRERLLWGGDTRKFHTQFGAGVKIIIN; encoded by the coding sequence ATGAGAAAGCACATCGCAATCATCATCGCGTCGCTTGCCCTCTTCACGGGGCAGGCGCACGCCCAGCGGTGCCTGCCGAAGATGCAGGGCATCGAATTGAGAGCTAACCTTGTGGACGGTATGCGTTTAAGTGGCAACAATGGCGGTTACAGTTTCGGGGCGGCTCTCTCCACCTACACGAAGAACGGTAACAAGTGGGTGTTCGGTGGCGAATACCTCTTGAAGAACAACCCGTACAAGGATACCGCCATACCTGTGGCGCAGTTCACGGCGGAGGGCGGTTATTATTTCAAGATACTCTCCGACGCCCGTAAAATAGTGTTCGTCTATGCGGGGGCTTCGGCTCTCGCCGGATATGAGTCGGTGAATTGGGGCGAGAAAGTGCTGCATGACGGCTCCACGCTCCATGACCGGGACGCCTTCATCTACGGCGGTGCGCTGACGCTCGATGTGGAGTTTTACGTGGCTGACCGTATCGCCCTGCTCGCCAACCTCCGGGAGCGCCTGCTGTGGGGTGGCGACACACGGAAGTTCCATACGCAGTTCGGGGCGGGCGTCAAGATAATCATCAACTGA
- a CDS encoding DUF3408 domain-containing protein, which yields MAKKTRIEDIDSEAVINSFRLDDTSIPPEARSTDGNAPVPPPKEAIQEAVSPPASHSKEEPERRRRNSKPEKLDYDTVFICGSNITARLGKQVYIRKEYHDRIQKMLHVIGGNEVTIAAFLDNVLTHHFTLFQDEIAESFKRHMESYNL from the coding sequence ATGGCAAAGAAAACAAGAATCGAGGACATCGACAGCGAAGCCGTAATCAACTCGTTTCGACTGGACGATACAAGCATTCCGCCGGAAGCGAGAAGCACGGACGGGAACGCTCCTGTCCCACCTCCGAAAGAAGCGATACAAGAAGCCGTTTCTCCACCCGCCTCGCACTCCAAAGAGGAGCCGGAACGCAGGCGCAGGAACAGCAAGCCGGAAAAATTGGATTATGACACAGTATTCATATGCGGTTCCAATATCACGGCAAGGCTCGGCAAGCAGGTCTATATCCGCAAGGAGTACCACGACCGCATACAGAAGATGCTTCATGTAATCGGAGGCAACGAAGTGACTATCGCGGCATTTCTTGACAACGTGCTGACACACCATTTCACGCTGTTCCAAGACGAGATAGCCGAATCGTTCAAACGGCACATGGAATCCTATAATTTATAA
- a CDS encoding DUF4141 domain-containing protein — MRTRITLIICLCLFAVGRASAQWAVIDPSNIAQSIVNTSKNVVHTSTTAQNMIKNFQETVKIYEQGKKYYDALKSVNNLVKDARKVQQTILMVGDITDTYVTSFQKMMRDDNFTVEELGAIAFGYTKLLEESNDVLTELKNVVNITTLSMTDKERMDVVERCYSKMKRYRNLVSYYTNKNISVSYLRAKKKNDLDRIMGLYGNMNERYW; from the coding sequence ATGAGAACAAGAATAACACTTATTATCTGCCTGTGCCTGTTTGCAGTCGGCAGGGCAAGCGCACAGTGGGCGGTGATAGACCCGTCCAACATCGCGCAGAGCATCGTGAACACCTCGAAGAACGTGGTACACACTTCCACGACCGCCCAGAATATGATAAAAAATTTTCAAGAGACCGTGAAGATTTACGAACAGGGCAAGAAGTATTACGACGCACTCAAATCCGTGAACAATCTGGTAAAGGACGCCCGGAAGGTGCAGCAGACCATCCTGATGGTGGGTGACATCACCGACACCTATGTGACCAGTTTCCAGAAGATGATGCGTGACGACAACTTCACGGTGGAGGAACTGGGAGCCATCGCCTTTGGCTACACCAAGTTATTGGAGGAATCCAACGATGTGCTGACGGAACTGAAGAATGTGGTGAATATCACCACGCTCTCCATGACGGACAAGGAGCGCATGGACGTGGTGGAACGCTGCTACTCCAAAATGAAGCGTTACCGCAACCTCGTGAGCTACTACACCAACAAGAACATTAGCGTGAGTTACCTGCGTGCGAAGAAGAAAAACGACCTTGACCGCATCATGGGGCTGTACGGGAACATGAACGAAAGATATTGGTAG
- the traM gene encoding conjugative transposon protein TraM: MEQTKNEPKNENKAAPDNGKPKKERKPLTEAQRLKRQKMIVLPAIVLVFIGAMWLIFAPSSDKEQQPGTGGYNIEMPDADKANRQIIGDKAKAYEQGAMEERQENRSRAMQELGDMFDREVAETDGGRDFDLANPGNAEDATAKSSAPKTIQSSAAAYRDLNTTLGNFYEQPKNDNAEMDELLERIASLESELETEKGKASSMDDQVALMEKSYELAAKYMGGQNGTQPPVGQAAEPYHVQKAGKNTAAPVRQVTHQVVSSLSQPMSNAEFVASFSQERNRSFNTAVGVTTVSDRNTISACVYGAQSVTDGQAVRLRLLEPMAVADKIIPRNAVVVGTAKIQGERLDIEITSLEYAGTIIPVELAVYDTDGQPGIFIPNSMEMNAVREVAANMGGSLGSSINISTNAGAQLASDLGKGLIQGTSQYIAKKMRTVKVHLKSGYKVMLYQDRD, encoded by the coding sequence ATGGAACAGACGAAGAATGAACCTAAAAACGAGAACAAGGCGGCTCCCGACAACGGGAAACCGAAGAAGGAGCGCAAGCCGCTGACCGAAGCCCAAAGGCTGAAACGTCAGAAAATGATAGTGCTGCCCGCTATAGTGCTGGTATTCATCGGTGCTATGTGGCTGATATTCGCCCCGTCTTCCGACAAGGAGCAGCAACCGGGAACGGGTGGTTACAACATCGAAATGCCCGACGCTGACAAGGCGAACCGCCAGATCATCGGCGACAAGGCGAAAGCCTACGAACAGGGAGCAATGGAGGAACGGCAGGAGAACCGCAGCCGCGCCATGCAGGAACTGGGCGATATGTTCGACCGCGAGGTGGCGGAAACGGACGGCGGCAGGGACTTCGACCTTGCTAATCCCGGAAATGCGGAAGATGCAACAGCAAAATCATCCGCTCCGAAAACCATCCAATCCTCCGCAGCTGCCTACCGCGACCTCAATACCACGCTCGGCAACTTCTATGAGCAGCCGAAGAACGACAACGCGGAAATGGACGAACTGTTGGAGCGTATCGCCTCGCTGGAATCGGAACTGGAAACCGAGAAAGGCAAGGCATCCTCTATGGATGATCAAGTGGCACTCATGGAAAAGTCCTACGAGCTGGCGGCGAAGTACATGGGCGGTCAGAACGGTACACAGCCACCTGTCGGACAGGCGGCAGAACCTTACCATGTGCAGAAAGCCGGAAAGAACACGGCTGCACCTGTCAGGCAGGTAACGCATCAGGTGGTATCTTCGCTCTCACAGCCGATGAGCAACGCTGAGTTTGTCGCCTCCTTCTCGCAGGAGCGCAACCGCAGTTTCAATACGGCGGTGGGTGTCACGACTGTATCGGACAGGAACACCATATCGGCGTGTGTCTATGGGGCGCAGAGTGTGACTGACGGGCAGGCGGTAAGATTACGGCTGCTGGAGCCGATGGCAGTGGCGGACAAAATCATACCCCGCAATGCAGTGGTGGTAGGCACGGCAAAGATTCAGGGCGAACGACTCGATATTGAAATTACTTCGCTGGAGTACGCAGGTACGATTATACCGGTAGAACTGGCGGTGTATGACACGGACGGACAGCCCGGCATCTTCATTCCAAACTCGATGGAGATGAACGCCGTCAGGGAGGTTGCCGCCAACATGGGCGGCTCGCTGGGCAGCAGCATTAATATCTCCACCAACGCAGGGGCGCAGCTCGCCTCCGACTTGGGCAAGGGGCTGATACAAGGCACGAGCCAGTATATCGCCAAGAAGATGCGTACCGTCAAGGTGCATCTGAAATCCGGATACAAGGTCATGCTATATCAGGACAGAGATTGA
- a CDS encoding DUF4133 domain-containing protein, which yields MAEYPINKGIGRPVEFKGLKAQYLFIFCGGLLALFVLFVILYMVGIDQWICIGFGAASSSVLVWQTFALNARYGEHGLMKLGAARSHPRYLINRRRITRLLKRQRKEETT from the coding sequence ATGGCTGAATACCCGATAAACAAGGGTATCGGCCGTCCGGTCGAGTTCAAGGGTTTGAAGGCTCAGTACCTCTTCATCTTCTGCGGAGGTCTGCTGGCTCTCTTCGTCCTGTTCGTCATCCTCTATATGGTCGGCATCGACCAGTGGATATGTATCGGCTTCGGCGCGGCATCGTCTTCCGTCCTCGTATGGCAGACCTTCGCGCTGAACGCCCGGTACGGCGAACACGGGCTGATGAAATTGGGAGCGGCAAGGAGCCATCCCCGATACCTTATCAACCGACGGCGGATCACCCGATTACTCAAACGGCAACGAAAGGAAGAAACGACATGA
- the traJ gene encoding conjugative transposon protein TraJ, with protein MNFDNLHQILRSLYEQMMPLCGDMAGVAKGIAGLGALFYVAYRVWQSLARAEPIDVFPMLRPFAIGLCIMFFPTVVLGTINSIMSPVVQGTAKMLEAETLDMNRYREQKDKLEYEAMMRNPETAYLVSNEEFDKQLEELGWSPGDMVTMAGMYIERGMYNMKKGIRDFFREILELMFQAAALVIDTIRTFFLVVLAILGPIAFAISVWDGFQSTLTQWICRYIQVYLWLPVSDMFSTILAKIQVLMLQSDIERMQADPNFSLDSSDGVYIVFMIIGIIGYFTIPTVAGWIIQAGGMGSYGRNVNQTAGRAGSMAGSVAGAAAGNVVGRVGKLLK; from the coding sequence ATGAATTTCGACAACCTTCACCAAATTCTGCGCTCGCTCTACGAACAGATGATGCCGCTATGCGGGGACATGGCGGGCGTGGCGAAAGGCATCGCCGGGCTGGGCGCACTCTTTTATGTGGCCTACCGGGTATGGCAGTCGCTGGCGAGAGCCGAACCGATAGACGTGTTCCCTATGCTCCGCCCGTTCGCTATCGGTCTGTGCATCATGTTCTTTCCGACGGTGGTACTGGGTACGATAAACAGCATCATGTCGCCCGTCGTGCAGGGTACGGCAAAGATGCTGGAGGCGGAAACGCTGGACATGAACCGATACCGTGAGCAGAAGGACAAACTGGAGTACGAAGCGATGATGCGCAATCCCGAAACCGCCTACCTCGTGTCAAATGAGGAGTTTGACAAACAACTGGAAGAACTGGGCTGGTCGCCCGGCGACATGGTGACGATGGCGGGGATGTACATCGAGCGCGGGATGTACAACATGAAGAAGGGCATCCGCGACTTCTTCCGCGAGATACTGGAACTGATGTTCCAAGCCGCCGCCCTCGTGATAGACACCATCCGCACGTTCTTCCTCGTGGTGCTGGCGATACTCGGTCCGATAGCCTTCGCCATATCGGTGTGGGACGGCTTCCAAAGCACGCTTACACAGTGGATATGCCGCTACATACAGGTCTATCTGTGGCTGCCCGTGTCGGATATGTTCAGCACCATACTGGCGAAGATACAAGTGCTGATGCTGCAAAGCGACATCGAACGGATGCAGGCTGACCCGAACTTCTCGCTGGATTCGAGCGACGGGGTGTACATCGTCTTCATGATAATCGGCATCATTGGTTACTTCACCATCCCCACGGTAGCAGGCTGGATTATCCAAGCCGGAGGCATGGGAAGCTACGGTCGCAACGTGAACCAGACGGCAGGACGAGCCGGAAGTATGGCGGGCAGCGTGGCGGGCGCAGCCGCAGGAAACGTGGTCGGACGTGTCGGGAAGCTGCTGAAATAA
- a CDS encoding DUF3408 domain-containing protein — protein MNTQKQQRSMKRTNKNRQAEYLQTGKSERTAVRAAKCVTDYGQENTDVDFRKDKGRDKPLSTFLQASEIKTRQCIYISREIHEKVAIVTSRMGNGLSIGKFVDNILRDHFRQYGQQYMEQIENAQKVRL, from the coding sequence ATAAACACTCAAAAACAACAAAGAAGTATGAAAAGAACAAATAAGAACCGTCAGGCTGAGTATCTGCAAACAGGAAAGAGTGAAAGAACCGCTGTCCGTGCAGCAAAGTGTGTAACCGACTACGGGCAGGAAAATACCGACGTTGACTTCCGCAAGGATAAAGGCAGAGACAAACCGCTCTCGACTTTCCTGCAAGCATCGGAAATCAAAACGCGGCAATGTATATACATCAGCCGAGAAATTCATGAGAAAGTCGCTATCGTTACCAGTCGGATGGGAAACGGTTTGAGCATCGGCAAGTTTGTGGATAACATCCTCCGCGACCATTTCCGGCAATACGGGCAGCAGTACATGGAACAGATTGAAAACGCCCAAAAAGTAAGATTATGA
- a CDS encoding TraL conjugative transposon family protein — protein sequence MKKIKKSFWRAYWKLHDKKKMLVARLKGYLDGLPPKTRRRIVLAMLAAFAVLALYTFGKAVYEIGRNDGSRMVTDHAGQVELSIKPDNNHNVIPYLYGTDEE from the coding sequence ATGAAGAAAATCAAAAAATCATTTTGGCGTGCGTACTGGAAGCTCCACGACAAAAAGAAAATGCTGGTGGCAAGGCTCAAAGGCTATCTGGACGGTTTGCCCCCGAAGACACGCAGGCGCATCGTGCTGGCGATGCTCGCCGCCTTTGCGGTGCTTGCCCTCTACACCTTCGGCAAAGCCGTCTATGAAATCGGCAGGAATGACGGCAGCCGGATGGTAACAGACCATGCCGGACAGGTGGAACTGTCCATAAAGCCGGACAACAATCATAATGTAATACCTTATTTATATGGAACAGACGAAGAATGA
- a CDS encoding TraG family conjugative transposon ATPase, with the protein MRNTSKMTTLENKFPLLAVEHGCIISKDADITVAFEVELPELYTVTGAEYEAIHGCWCKAIKVLPYFCVVHKQDWFIKEKYMPELQKDDMSFLSRSFERHFNERPYLKHSCYLYLTKTTKERNRMQSNFSTLCRGHIIPKELDKETAGKFMEAAEQFERIMNDSGFVRLRRLSTDEIVGTEKSAGLIERYFSLMPEGDTTLQDIDLSAKEMRIGDNRLCLHTLSDAEDMPGKVATDIRYEKLSTDRSDCRLSFASPVGLLLSCNHIYNQYVIIDNSEENLQKFEKSARNMQSLSRYSRSNSINREWIDQYLNEAHSYGLTSVRAHFNVMAWSDDAEELKHIKNDVGSQLASMECVPHHNTIDCPTLYWAAMPGNAADFPAEESFHTFIEQAVCLFTEETNYRSSLSPFGIKMVDRLTGKPLHLDISDLPMKRGITTNRNKFVLGPSGSGKSFFMNHLVRQYYEQGTHVVLVDTGNSYQGLCEMIRCKTNGADGVYFTYTEEKPISFNPFYTDDYVFDVEKKDSIKTLLLTLWKSEDDKVTKTESGELGSAVNAYIERIRADRSIVPSFNTFYEYMRDDYRRELAEREIKVEKSDFNIDNMLTTMRQYYRDGRYDFLLNSTENIDLLGKRFIVFEIDSIKENRELFPVVTIIIMEAFINKMRRLKGVRKQLIVEEAWKALSSANMAEYLRYMYKTVRKYYGEAIVVTQEVDDIISSPVVKESIINNSDCKILLDQRKYMNKFDAIQSLLGLTEKEKSQILSINMANNPSRLYKEVWIGLGGTQSAVYATEVSAEEYLAYTTEETEKVEVYRLAEQLGGDIEAVIRQLAERRRKKE; encoded by the coding sequence ATGAGAAATACATCCAAAATGACAACACTGGAAAACAAGTTCCCCCTGCTGGCGGTGGAGCATGGCTGCATCATCTCCAAAGACGCCGACATCACGGTGGCTTTTGAGGTGGAACTGCCGGAGCTTTACACCGTGACGGGCGCAGAGTACGAGGCGATACACGGCTGCTGGTGCAAGGCTATCAAGGTGCTACCGTACTTCTGCGTCGTGCATAAGCAGGATTGGTTCATCAAGGAGAAATATATGCCGGAGTTACAGAAGGACGACATGAGTTTCTTGAGCCGTTCCTTTGAACGCCACTTCAACGAGCGTCCGTACCTGAAACACTCCTGCTATCTCTACTTGACCAAGACGACGAAAGAACGTAACCGTATGCAGAGCAACTTCAGTACGCTGTGCCGGGGACATATCATCCCGAAGGAGCTGGACAAGGAAACCGCCGGGAAGTTCATGGAGGCCGCCGAACAGTTCGAGCGCATCATGAACGACAGCGGCTTTGTGAGGCTGCGCCGCCTCTCCACCGACGAGATTGTCGGGACGGAGAAGTCCGCCGGGCTGATAGAGCGTTACTTCTCGCTCATGCCCGAAGGCGACACGACCTTGCAGGACATCGACCTCTCGGCAAAAGAAATGCGTATCGGTGACAACCGCCTGTGCCTGCACACCCTCTCCGACGCGGAGGATATGCCAGGAAAGGTGGCTACCGACATCCGCTACGAGAAACTCTCCACCGACCGCTCGGACTGTCGCCTCTCCTTCGCCTCCCCCGTGGGGCTGCTGCTTTCCTGCAACCACATCTATAACCAGTATGTGATTATCGACAACAGCGAGGAAAATTTGCAGAAGTTCGAGAAGTCCGCAAGGAATATGCAGTCGCTATCCCGATACAGCCGGAGCAACAGCATCAACCGCGAGTGGATAGACCAGTACCTGAACGAAGCCCATTCCTACGGGCTGACCTCGGTACGGGCGCACTTCAACGTCATGGCGTGGAGCGATGACGCGGAGGAACTGAAGCATATCAAGAACGATGTGGGCAGCCAGCTGGCAAGCATGGAGTGCGTGCCGCACCACAATACCATCGACTGCCCGACGCTCTACTGGGCGGCGATGCCCGGCAACGCGGCGGACTTCCCGGCGGAAGAGAGTTTCCATACATTCATCGAGCAGGCGGTGTGCCTCTTCACGGAGGAAACCAACTACCGCAGTTCGCTCTCGCCCTTCGGCATCAAGATGGTGGACAGGCTTACGGGAAAACCGTTGCACCTCGACATCAGCGACCTGCCGATGAAGCGGGGTATCACGACCAACCGCAACAAGTTCGTGTTGGGTCCTTCGGGCAGCGGCAAATCCTTTTTTATGAACCACCTCGTGAGGCAATACTACGAGCAGGGTACGCACGTGGTGCTGGTGGACACGGGAAACTCCTATCAGGGCTTGTGCGAGATGATCCGGTGCAAGACAAACGGGGCGGACGGCGTGTACTTCACCTACACGGAGGAGAAACCGATTTCGTTCAACCCGTTCTACACCGATGATTACGTGTTCGACGTGGAGAAAAAGGACAGCATCAAGACATTGCTGCTGACGCTCTGGAAGTCGGAGGACGACAAAGTGACGAAGACGGAGAGCGGCGAACTGGGCAGTGCGGTGAACGCCTATATCGAGCGTATCAGGGCTGACCGGAGCATCGTCCCCTCGTTCAACACCTTCTACGAGTATATGCGCGACGACTACCGCCGCGAACTGGCGGAACGTGAGATAAAGGTGGAGAAGTCCGACTTCAACATCGACAATATGCTCACCACCATGCGGCAGTATTACCGGGACGGACGCTACGACTTCCTGCTCAACTCCACGGAGAACATCGACCTGCTCGGCAAGCGGTTCATCGTCTTCGAGATTGACAGTATAAAGGAAAATCGCGAGCTTTTCCCTGTGGTGACCATCATCATCATGGAAGCCTTCATCAACAAGATGCGCCGATTGAAAGGCGTAAGGAAACAGTTGATAGTGGAAGAGGCTTGGAAGGCTCTATCTTCGGCGAACATGGCTGAGTACCTGCGCTATATGTACAAGACCGTGCGCAAGTATTACGGGGAGGCAATCGTGGTGACGCAGGAGGTGGACGACATCATTTCCTCGCCCGTCGTCAAGGAGAGCATCATCAACAACTCCGACTGCAAGATACTCCTTGACCAGCGGAAGTACATGAACAAGTTTGATGCCATACAGTCCCTGTTGGGTCTGACGGAGAAAGAGAAGTCGCAGATACTCTCCATCAACATGGCGAACAACCCGTCAAGGCTCTACAAGGAAGTGTGGATAGGACTGGGCGGCACGCAGTCGGCAGTCTATGCCACCGAAGTTAGTGCTGAAGAGTATCTGGCGTACACCACCGAAGAAACGGAAAAAGTAGAGGTTTACCGTCTGGCGGAACAGTTGGGCGGCGACATTGAAGCCGTCATCCGGCAGCTTGCCGAAAGGCGGAGAAAAAAGGAATAA
- the traK gene encoding conjugative transposon protein TraK translates to MEFKSLKNIESSFRQIRLFGIVFLSLCAVITVWSVWSSYRFAERQREKIYVLDNGKSLMLALSQDLSQNRPAEAREHVRRFHELFFTLSPEKSAIEHNVKRALLLADKSVYNYYSDFAEKGYYNRIIAGNINQVLKVDSVVCDFNGYPYRAVTYATQKIIRQSNVTERSLVTTCRLLNSSRSDDNPNGFTIEGFTIIENKDLQTIKR, encoded by the coding sequence ATGGAATTTAAGTCACTTAAAAACATCGAATCATCGTTCAGGCAGATACGCCTGTTCGGTATCGTCTTCCTCTCGTTGTGTGCCGTAATAACGGTATGGAGCGTGTGGAGTTCCTACCGCTTCGCGGAGCGGCAACGGGAAAAGATTTACGTGCTGGACAACGGCAAGTCGCTGATGCTGGCTCTCTCGCAAGACTTGTCGCAGAACCGTCCGGCAGAAGCGAGGGAACACGTGCGCCGTTTCCACGAGCTGTTCTTCACGCTCTCACCCGAAAAGAGCGCGATAGAGCATAACGTGAAACGCGCCCTGCTATTAGCGGACAAAAGCGTGTACAACTACTATTCGGACTTTGCCGAGAAGGGGTACTACAACCGCATCATCGCCGGGAACATCAATCAGGTGTTGAAGGTGGACAGCGTGGTGTGCGATTTCAACGGCTATCCCTACCGTGCCGTGACCTACGCCACGCAGAAGATCATCCGGCAGAGCAACGTCACCGAGCGCAGCCTCGTGACTACGTGCCGCCTCTTGAACTCGTCCCGTTCGGACGACAATCCCAACGGTTTCACCATCGAGGGATTCACCATCATCGAGAACAAGGATTTACAAACCATCAAAAGGTAA
- a CDS encoding DUF4134 domain-containing protein translates to MNKNIRQKLIIAAALMIAATASAFAQGNGLAGINEATSMVSSYFDPGTKLIYAIGAVVGLIGGVKVYGKFSSGDPDTSKTAASWFGACIFLIVAATILRSFFL, encoded by the coding sequence ATGAACAAGAACATCAGACAAAAGTTAATCATCGCTGCGGCACTTATGATTGCCGCAACCGCCTCCGCTTTCGCACAGGGAAACGGTCTGGCTGGCATCAACGAAGCCACCTCTATGGTGAGTTCGTATTTCGACCCCGGCACGAAATTAATCTACGCCATCGGCGCGGTAGTCGGGCTTATCGGTGGCGTGAAAGTGTACGGAAAATTCTCGTCCGGAGACCCGGACACCTCGAAGACCGCCGCCTCGTGGTTCGGGGCTTGTATCTTCTTGATTGTCGCCGCCACTATCCTGCGCTCATTCTTCCTTTAA
- the traN gene encoding conjugative transposon protein TraN, whose product MKKVIIMFALAMGIVTANAQENVTVVTDNGSEQPTLTKEVYPQKEADGDLYHGLTKKLTFDRMVPPHGLEVTYDKTVHVIFPSEVRYVDLGSPDLIAGKADGAENVIRVKATVRNFPNETNMSVITEDGSFYTFNVKYAAEPLLLNVEMCDFIHDGEAVNRPNNAQEIYLKELGSESPMLVRLIMKSIYKQNKREVKHIGCKRFGIQYLLKGIYTHNGLLYFHTEIRNQSNVPFDVDYITWKIVDKKVAKRTAVQEQIILPLRAQNYATCVPGRKSERTVFTMAKFTIPDGKCLVVELNEKNGGRHQSFVIENEDLVRAGTINELQVR is encoded by the coding sequence ATGAAAAAAGTAATCATCATGTTTGCCCTCGCTATGGGCATCGTAACTGCCAACGCGCAGGAGAACGTAACCGTTGTAACGGACAACGGAAGTGAACAACCGACCTTGACAAAGGAGGTCTATCCGCAGAAGGAGGCGGACGGCGATCTGTATCACGGGCTGACAAAGAAGCTGACCTTCGACCGCATGGTTCCCCCGCACGGCTTGGAAGTGACCTACGACAAGACCGTCCACGTCATTTTCCCCTCGGAGGTGCGCTACGTCGATTTAGGCTCGCCCGACCTGATTGCGGGTAAAGCCGACGGAGCGGAGAACGTCATCCGCGTGAAAGCGACCGTGAGGAACTTCCCGAACGAAACCAATATGTCCGTGATAACGGAGGACGGGAGTTTCTACACCTTCAACGTGAAGTACGCCGCCGAACCGCTGCTGCTCAACGTGGAGATGTGCGACTTCATCCATGACGGCGAGGCGGTGAACCGTCCGAACAACGCGCAGGAAATCTATCTGAAAGAGCTGGGTAGCGAAAGTCCCATGCTGGTGCGCCTTATCATGAAGTCCATTTACAAGCAGAACAAGCGTGAGGTGAAACACATCGGCTGCAAGCGTTTCGGCATCCAGTACCTTCTGAAAGGCATCTACACGCACAACGGACTTCTCTATTTCCACACGGAAATCAGGAACCAAAGCAACGTGCCTTTCGATGTGGACTATATCACGTGGAAAATCGTGGACAAGAAGGTGGCGAAGCGTACCGCCGTGCAGGAGCAGATCATCCTGCCGCTCCGTGCGCAGAACTATGCCACCTGTGTGCCGGGCAGAAAGAGCGAGCGCACGGTATTCACGATGGCGAAGTTCACCATCCCCGACGGCAAGTGCCTCGTGGTGGAGCTGAACGAGAAGAACGGAGGCCGTCATCAGTCCTTCGTGATTGAGAACGAGGACTTGGTACGTGCGGGTACCATCAACGAACTTCAAGTGCGCTGA
- a CDS encoding DUF3876 domain-containing protein, producing MSISRTKMLQVSKCLIGLAVMVLQSCDITDNRRDLLCGNWESVEGKPDVLIYKEGEAYKVTVFKRSGIRRKLKPETYLLQEENGNLFMNTGFRIDVSYNEATDILTFSPNGDYVRVNPKPDHPIGEQ from the coding sequence ATGAGTATATCAAGAACGAAAATGCTGCAAGTCAGCAAGTGTTTAATCGGGCTGGCGGTCATGGTGCTGCAATCCTGCGACATAACGGACAACCGACGCGACCTGCTTTGCGGGAACTGGGAGAGTGTGGAGGGCAAGCCCGACGTGCTTATCTACAAGGAGGGCGAAGCCTATAAGGTGACGGTATTCAAGCGGAGCGGCATCCGCCGCAAGCTGAAGCCGGAAACCTATCTCTTGCAGGAGGAGAACGGCAATCTGTTCATGAACACCGGATTCCGCATCGACGTGTCCTACAACGAGGCGACGGACATCCTGACCTTCTCGCCGAACGGGGACTACGTGCGTGTGAACCCGAAACCGGACCATCCGATAGGCGAGCAATAA